TGTTTCTGACAGaaattaacttgtttttttagtgtttttcgATGTGAAGTAATTTGTATACGAATCTTGACAGAAGACAGGCTATGGGATTACAGCTTTTGGATCACGAAAAACTTCCCCTTTTTCtataaaattcagaaaaatcTCACCTCAGTGGCagattttttcacttgttttaagaaattcagtttttagtAAGACTTTTAGGACTCAATAATGGATAAATATTAATCGGTaagatgaatatttttgcagtgtgtgcGACATATAAAAGTCTACAAAGTAACTCCAGCAGTTGAATGTGTTGCAGAAGAAGGTActacatttccctctgaaacgtagtggagtggaagtataaaggaacagaaaatagaaatattccagtaaagtacaagtacataaAAACTGTCGTTAAGCCTGAAATAACTCATTTATTTGGAGGGAGCATAAATAAGCTGTAAGCACAATGTTGACATATCGTCGCCTTTCAAATTGATGTGGTGAACTTGTCAGTAaccagttgcttatttacacatccagcagttacagagcaacattttcaTTCCCTTGGAGTCACGTTTGTGTCGACTTAATGAATGAGAGTCCAATACTCGCTCTCTTTTGAGCTCAGTTTTCGGTCTCTACCAACTCGCGAGGGAAACATCTGACgcttagctgctaaattctccTCTACGTTCACCAGCTTGTTGTTGACTGGGTCTTTCTGCAGGTTGGGTGCCCAGCAGGAAGCGTAGAGTGGGAGCAGAAGGAATCAAAGGCGGCAACGAAGCCAATGTGTCCCACATTAGGAAAAGGCCGGTTCAAAATTGGAAATGAAACgaaatgaaatgatttctgGAGGTTGGCCTACCCACGGGCGTCCCAGAATTCCTAGCAACATCCCCAAAATACAGGTATTGACAACAGCAGGCCACATCGGTATCAACGTTAACAATAAAAGTTGCTATATCCGTTCATATACGGGtatgaatcacacacacattcaattaCAGACTAAAGCCATACCATTTGCAGCAGAAGTACAGCGCTCCGGCCAGACCAATAATCAGCAGACTCACACAGAAAACGGTGACAATTATGTGTTCTTTTGCCATTGGCTGTATGACGAGCTCGGCGTTGGCACACCTGGGGCCATAAAAGCCCCTCTCACACCTGCAACACAAAGAGGTGAGTCACACATTATGATTAAAGGTAACggtcacgcacacacacacacacacacacacacgcacacgcacacgcacacagacggGACCGTACTTGCAGTGGTGCTCGTTGATGTCCACCAGAAGCATGCACTGGCCATTGTTCAGGCAGTAGCTGTCAAATGTGCCGTCGCAGCTCTGTGTCGACCGCTTCACCACACGAGGGCGCTCTTCCGCCCGCCCTGTAACACCAGCAACAAGACAGCTGCtagaaaaaaacctttccaCAGGCAACTCTGCATCATTTTCCCTGAGTGGAACTATTTGTTGCTTAAACTAGGTTAATTCTTTTCAGGAATAAGGGTGCTCTCATTAGGATCTGAGGCTCTCAGAATCGGTAACATCTTTTAAAACGCTAAATCTTCCCGTTTTTGTcgtgtttcatttgtttcagagctgcagcagttagtcgattaatcagttagtcaaaccaaagaaaatcaacCAGCCATTTTTTTGATAGCCGGTTAATGGTTTAAgtcgtttttcaagcaaaaaatgccaaacatttgatggctCCAGGTTGTCAGATATGACCATTTGCTGCTTGTCTAGGTCTTACATTACAGTTAATTTAATAACGATGGGTTTTGGACAGGTGGTCTGACGAAGCAAGATATCTGATGAGCTCACCCTGTGTCCGGGgatattgtgatgggcatttttcattgttttctgatgctgtATACACAAAACTGGACTAATCgagaaaatatttggcagattaagttacaatgaaaatatgaattgCTGccctaatttattttattgtactgtattttatcaGATTTAATTTGCTATACCTCAACTTCTCTTTgcctggtttttttttcattgtagaaccaaagtgttttatgttttctccCCCCACCGCAAAGCACTttataactttgttttgaaaggggctgtataaataaagtttgaaaaacGTGCCACACGCTGCATTggtttatacatattttatccTCTTAGAGTcggtatatttttctttgtttgggATCTGTATTTCAGCACACtgttgactttcagctttaaggGTGTCTGAGGGTCATCACAGCTGTATCGGGGGAAACAGTGCACAACACATATCCCTTTATATTCACGGCCATTTCAAAGTCATTTCTCACTTTATATCGATTCATTGTTTTATCCATgtctgaaaactgtaaaaatcctCAATATAATTTCACAGCGCTGAAGGTGACACTCTCAGGCtgtatgtcttgttttgtcc
Above is a genomic segment from Xiphias gladius isolate SHS-SW01 ecotype Sanya breed wild chromosome 19, ASM1685928v1, whole genome shotgun sequence containing:
- the LOC120805450 gene encoding proepiregulin-like, which encodes MGNGGPSALLSLIGVMLLWPYVLTKSVSSRLQTADGASFSAGRAEERPRVVKRSTQSCDGTFDSYCLNNGQCMLLVDINEHHCKCERGFYGPRCANAELVIQPMAKEHIIVTVFCVSLLIIGLAGALYFCCKWCKKNRFPRQQKQQVSKGVQAVYSVTYMPTASAEKANQDCSPVF